Genomic window (Terriglobales bacterium):
CCTGGAGGTAGAGGAGTTCGTTGAGCCAGTTGACCAGCATGGTCTCAAGGTCCGCGCCGGAGACTTCGAGCGTGCGGGTGATCGATGGGGCAGCCCCGCCCACAGCCGCTCCGAGGGAGAACAGTCCCTGAGCGGCGCGCACAAACAGTTCCGGGAGAGTGGGGGCGCGTACCACAAACGCCCGGTCCGCGGTGTGCTCCAGCTCGCGGAATGGCGGCTCGCTTCCCACCGATGGCGCTCCCATGCCAGGGCCTGACTGTACCCCGTAACTGTACTCCTGACTGGCGCACACGGGCCATCTTGCGCAATGGAGGGAATAGAGGGGCCGTGCCGGGGGGAACCGCAAGAGGCGAGTCGCCGCGGAGGTCCCGCGGTGTACGCGCCGCACACTGAGCAGTGACGCCAGTCACACCGCAGTGTGCGCGCGTGACGGTACTCTCCCCTTGGCATGACCCCGGCCGCCCACCCACCGCTGCCCCTGCTCCAGAACCTGCCCCGTCCTCAGAGCGCGGCGGAGGAGCAGGAGCTGGTCGCCCGCTTCGTGGCGGGCATCAGGAGGATCTTCGAGGGCGCCGGGGACCCTGCGACCAAGGCCCGCCTGCTGCGCGCCATGCAGCATCCGGTGGACTGCCGGAGCTGTGCTGCGGCCTGCCATGTCTTCCAGGGCAGCGGGCGCGACGAACTCTCGCGCCCGGGGCTGCGGGGCAGCATCCTGCGCCGCCTGTACCACAAGCATGTGCAGGGCGGGGGCCGGTTTTCGACCTGGTGGCACGGGAACGTAGAGCTGGATTGGGCCCGGATTGAGCGCCTGGCGCAGATGGCCTACAGCTGCAACCTTTGCGGGCGCTGCGCCCAGAGCTGCTCTGGCGCCGACCATGCCCTGATCGCCCGCCAGTTGCGCGCCGTCTTCCGCGAGATGGGGATCGCGCCCATCGAACCGCGCAGCGCCGACCTGACCTGGCTGAAGGAACATGTGAAGGCCATCGACGAGCACACCAGCCGGCGCGCGGGCCTCGAGGTGCGCACCCCGTGGGACGCCGAAGGCGCCGACGTCCTGCTGCTGCAGCCCGCCTCCAGCATCGCCGAGTGGCCGGAGAACGTGGGCGCCACCGCCCTGCTGCTGACCTGCGCCGGCATCAAGTGGACGATGTCGTCGGAGCTGGCCGGCGGCGACCTCGCCGACACCTTCGAGCACGAGGGCGCTCAGCTCCTGGAGGACGGACGGCGCGCCGCCCGCGTCGCCCGCGGCCTGAAGGCGAAAAAGATCGTGGCCGGAGAGTCGTGCGAGACGTACCGTGCGCTCTGTCCTAACGATCAGGAGACCACTCACGCCGAACCCCAAGTCATGCGCGCAACCGTGGTGACGCTGATCCGCGACCTGGTGCGCAGCGGCCGGCTGGAGTTCGATCCCATCCGCAATGATTTCCCGGTCACGCTGCACGATCCCTGCAGCCTGGTGCGGCACGGAGTGGTGGAGCCGCAACGCGAGGCGCTGCGCCGGCTGTGCCCGCAGTTCCGCGAGATGGACCCCTGGGGGGAGCGAAACTACTGCTGCGGCGGCGGAGGCGGGCTGGCCCGCATCGCGCCCGCCCACGACTGGCGGGCCGAGGTCTCGGGACGAACGAAGATGGAGCAGGTGCTGGACGCTTTCTCCGAGTGCCTAGACGCCGACACGCGGAAGTATCTTTGCGCGCCCTGCGCCGACTGCAAGACACAGCTGCGCGACCTGCTGGACGAGCATGCTCCCTGGGAGCAGAACCGGATCCTGTGCGGCGGGCTGGCGGAGCTGGCCGCCAACGCGCTGGCGACGGTGCGGCGCGGG
Coding sequences:
- a CDS encoding archease, which produces MGAPSVGSEPPFRELEHTADRAFVVRAPTLPELFVRAAQGLFSLGAAVGGAAPSITRTLEVSGADLETMLVNWLNELLYLQEAHGETYTRFEIHGLYAQGLRATIYGAPCAGARRVIKAVTFHGLKVERSADGWEAVFVVDV
- a CDS encoding (Fe-S)-binding protein; the protein is MTPAAHPPLPLLQNLPRPQSAAEEQELVARFVAGIRRIFEGAGDPATKARLLRAMQHPVDCRSCAAACHVFQGSGRDELSRPGLRGSILRRLYHKHVQGGGRFSTWWHGNVELDWARIERLAQMAYSCNLCGRCAQSCSGADHALIARQLRAVFREMGIAPIEPRSADLTWLKEHVKAIDEHTSRRAGLEVRTPWDAEGADVLLLQPASSIAEWPENVGATALLLTCAGIKWTMSSELAGGDLADTFEHEGAQLLEDGRRAARVARGLKAKKIVAGESCETYRALCPNDQETTHAEPQVMRATVVTLIRDLVRSGRLEFDPIRNDFPVTLHDPCSLVRHGVVEPQREALRRLCPQFREMDPWGERNYCCGGGGGLARIAPAHDWRAEVSGRTKMEQVLDAFSECLDADTRKYLCAPCADCKTQLRDLLDEHAPWEQNRILCGGLAELAANALATVRRGFLNWETAE